GTGATGCTGAACCCAGCATCGATCAACGACCACACGAGTTTCATCGATTTTTAAAGATTTTCCGCGAAATTTCTAAAGAATATCTGCTGAGCGGTCGTTAACACCACGCGTCGCTGGTTCCAGCAACCTAATTTTGGCCCACCGTTCAAGCATCCGAGTTGTAACATCAGACACTCCCCAATGTCACATCGCCGTAACCTTCAGAGCATGGATCCCAGTCTCACAAATCCGTCGCGACCACACGCGATCGATGCCCGGGCCGAGAGCCGAGCCGATCATTCGTTGCCGAACCAGATCGGGTGCCACCACCAAGTCCACCCTCCGGTCATTTCGCCCTCACCATGGCACGAGAAGTACACGGCACAAGTTGCCGACCGGAGCACCGATCAAGGTGATGTCTCCAACACGCTCCACTGTGGTGCCGCCGACGCAATGTCAGCGATCATGACCGAGGAACGACGTGTAGAGGACAGCCTTTGATCAGCATCTCGTTGACTCGCAACCGACCGACATGACCGTCTTGCGAGTCGAGCACATTTAATCTCCCCGCTCCTTGTACACCTTGCGGCAACTGCGTTCCCCTTTTCGACCGGTGCAGTGCGCGGTTTCGGATCAAAACCACACGACCTATGTATCTCTATCATCCAACCTGAACAGGTGTCACCTGACCAACATCATGCCAAGACACCCACAGAACTGCATGCAAAGCGACAATCACACGCCGCATTGCCGATCCTCTGGCTCTGCCGCTCTACTACCGTCACTACCTACCGCAACACACCGCAAGCGTGCAGATGACAAGATCCTCGTATGGTTTTCACCCAACATCCAAAGGGCCTGCACAGTGATTCACCCTGAGACGGCGCTCATTACCATCTGATGAGAACGTCGCTGGCGCCGGCACGCTTGGCACCAGACCCAAGACCTCGATAGGCTACTTAATAGGAGGAATAAGCCATGACCCAAGTCCCGTTTTGGTTCGACATCACCGAGCCAGCCACCGACCTCGATCCCGATATCGCTGAGCGCATCGACACTGTTCGTGAGAAATCTGGGTTCTTACCCAACGTTTTCGCTACGCTCTCGTACTTTCCGGATGAGTTTCGCGCCTTCTTTGCCTATCACGATGCCCTCATGGAGGGCGATAGCGGTCTCTCGAAGGCAGAGCGCGAGATGATCGTCGTTGCCACGTCGGCGGCCAATGGCTGCACATACTGCGTCATCGCCCACGGTGCAATCTATCGCATCCGGTCCAAGCACCCCTATCGCTCCGACCAGATCGCAATCGACTTCGAACGCGCAGAACTCTCAGATCGGGAGAAGGCGATCCTGCGGTTCGCCCATCAGGTATCACTCCACCCACAGACGGTGAAGCCGTCAGACTTCACGCCGCTTTATGCCCTTGATCTCACCGATGAGGATATCTGGCACATCGGGTCTATTGCATCGTTCTTCGCCCTCTCCAACCGGCTGGCTGGCTTTGCCAAGATCATGCCCAACCCCGAGTTCTACACGATGGGACGAGACCGCCCGTTACCGCAATAAACCGGGAAGCATTCAACGGCACCACCTCAGACGCAGAAGCCCTCGTCCAAATCACAGACTTCGATCAAAGAGAACCGACAGCTCTTGATCTCGCGACCGCCACCAGCTCACACCATGGAATTGCGCCAGCAACAGCGCCGATGCACCCAGGCAAAAGGTTGTGTGAAGACATACGCCACGAAGCCTCTACGGGAAGTGGCAGCCAAGGGTGTTTACCAACCGATGCGGTATCGCTCGCGGTCCTGATAGCGCGCCATCATCCGCCGACGACGCCGTGGCAGCGCTACCAGCAAGAAGATCAAGCCAGCAAAGATGAAGAACGGGCCAATGGCCGGCGCAGCGCTGGCCAAGATGAAGAAGGCAAAGAACGCGATCAGCACCGACCTCGAGTGAGGACGTCGGATCGGCTGATGCGCTTGTTCGGGCTCAGCCGTCTGATGAGGAAACGCATGCTGATAGAGAAAGGCATGCTCATACGGGAGGTCCTCGACAAGCGCTACCAAGTCCGCATAGTTAACGGTGGTGTGTACACGCTCCAGACGGTCTGAGAACTCAGTCTGGTCCAGCCTTCCGTCCTCGAACCCTCGTCGAAGAAGTGCCTCCACGCGCTCTCGATCACTCGCGGAGTTCCGAATGTGCATTGGATCGATTGCCATAGTCCAACTCTAGTACATCTCGTGCAAACAACGACGGAATCGAACAAAACCATCACCGCCATTGTCTTAGCTTTGTGCTCATGGTCGCTCTAGCGGGCCAGCCTCCCATATCTCTAGTCACGATCACCAAAGGCCATCTGCCGGTGAGCCAGGGCTCGATGACCACCTTGTCGACGAACGCAGTCTGTAGGTACGATCCGTATGAACACGCTCCGGCGTTGGCAACCTCAGGGATTCGACGACGCCAGGGAGATCTCGGACTGCACATGGCGCGACCACAGAGGGACGGCCCACTCCGACTTGTAAAAGGAGATGTCCCAATCACCCGAGTACACGATCGTGAGCTCAATCGTCTCCCGTGGCGATCAAAACGCACCTCTCATACAATCAGAGAACCCCACCTCGCGACCCACATGTTGCCCACATCGACCCCGGAACCCTCGGCACTCCCTTACCATCCAAGAGTTCTGCCTCGTGCGCTCTATCGAATTGAGATGTCCCTATCGGGACACCAGAACCGGTAGATACGATACCAGAACTGAAAGATGACAGGCGCGCGAGAACCGCTGCGTACCAATCAACCGCGGTTCATCGACGCCGACCCACGATTCACCTCGATGAGAACCCCCATCCCGGATCCAAAACGGGTGACCGGGCCGACAGAGCTAATGAGGTGTGGTCTCAGCCAACTCTGCTACCCCAGTGTCCGTGCCTATCAGGCGTCGTAGAGCACCATCCCGCGGATGTTGGCTCCATCACGCATGTCGGCGTACCCCTGGTTGATCTCCTCCAAGGAGTAGGTCTTGGTAACCAGCTCGTCGAGTTTGAGGTCACCCCGCTCGAACCAGGAGAGGAGGCGAGGAATATCAGCCCGTGGGTTCGCCGAACCGAAGAGTGATCCATACACGCTCTTTTGGTACAACGTCAGGTCGAGCAGTGACATGGCGACCTCGGTCTCGTACGCACTTGCCAACCCGGTGACGACAACCCGACCGTTCTTGCCCACCAGGGCCAGCGCATCGGCCATCATCGAACCTTCAACCACCCCGGGAGTCATGATCGCTGCATTCGCCATCGTCCCCCACGAGAGGTCGTTGATCATCTCCTTGGCTTCGGCCATCGAAGGTGCGTCATGGGTCGCGCCGAACTCATAGGCTCGGTTGCGCTTCCAGGCGTTGGGGTCGATCGCGATGATCATCCCAGCACCCGCAAGTCGTGCTCCTTGCACCGCGTTCATACCGATACCGCCAACCCCAACGACCGCGACGGTATCGCCTGGTTGGATCTTTGCCGTGTTGATGGCTGAGCCGACACCGGTGGTGACGCCACAACCAACGAGCGCCGCCGACTGCAACGGGATCGAGTCGTTGATCTTGACGACCGAGGACTCGTGGGCGACCACATAGGGTGCGAAGGTGCCCAACAAGCAAAAGGTCCCCACCCCTTGCCCTCGTGCCGTGATCCGCTGGCCACCGGCCAACTCAACTCCCGACACGAGGTGTGCACCCAGCACACACAGGTTCTGATGCCCGGTGGAGCACATATCACAGACACCACAGGCTGGAATGAAGGAGAGGACCACGTGATCGCCCTCTGTAACCGAGGTCACCCCGGGACCAACCGCCTCGACAATTCCGGAACCTTCGTGACCACCGACGATCGGCAGTGGCGCGGGGAGATCCCCTGTGATGAGGTGCTCATCGGAGTGGCAAAGGCCCGATGCCACCAACTTGACCCGAACCTCGTTGGCCAATGGATCCGCCAGCTCCACCTCCTCCACGCTCCACGGTGACTTTGGCTCCCACAACACTGCAGCCGGCATCTTCATTGACGATTCCCCCTTGTATGTAACCGTTTAGAACGGTGTAACCGTTTGGAACTGTTCCCAAGCGTCTCGTACCGACCCAAGCCTAGCAAAAATTCCATCACTTGTGTGGTCACCAAAAGATTCTCGCGCCTCGACGAATCGGTCGGACATCCCTCACTAATCTGGAGTGCACATGCAATCATTCGTCCACCTCCACACCCACACCGAGTACTCGATGCTCGATGGCGCCGCCAGAATCAACGACCTGCTCGATAAGGTCAGTCAAGATCAACAACCAGCGATCGCGATCACTGACCATGGCAACATGTACGGCGTGCTCGACTTCTATAAGGGAGCCCGAGCCCGTGGCATCAACCCGATCATCGGGATCGAGGCCTACATGGCCGCCCAATCCCGACGCGATCGACCCACACGTCGTGGCCGTATCGATGACACCGGTGGCGACGGTGACAGCGGAGAGAAGCTCTACTATCACCTCGTCCTGTTGGCCGAAAATAATGTCGGCTACAACAACCTGATCCAGCTCTCCTCGCGAGCCTTTCTTGAGGGCTACTACTACAAACCACGCATGGATTGGGAGTTGCTCCAAGAGCATCACGAGGGTCTGATCGCCACTACCGGGTGCCTGGGTGGGCTCGTGCTCCAGCAGCTCCTTAGGGGTGATACCGACGAGGCTACGGCCATCGCAGGCCGCCTGCAGGAC
The Ferrimicrobium sp. genome window above contains:
- a CDS encoding DUF1707 domain-containing protein — translated: MAIDPMHIRNSASDRERVEALLRRGFEDGRLDQTEFSDRLERVHTTVNYADLVALVEDLPYEHAFLYQHAFPHQTAEPEQAHQPIRRPHSRSVLIAFFAFFILASAAPAIGPFFIFAGLIFLLVALPRRRRRMMARYQDRERYRIGW
- a CDS encoding peroxidase-related enzyme (This protein belongs to a clade of uncharacterized proteins related to peroxidases such as the alkylhydroperoxidase AhpD.); this translates as MTQVPFWFDITEPATDLDPDIAERIDTVREKSGFLPNVFATLSYFPDEFRAFFAYHDALMEGDSGLSKAEREMIVVATSAANGCTYCVIAHGAIYRIRSKHPYRSDQIAIDFERAELSDREKAILRFAHQVSLHPQTVKPSDFTPLYALDLTDEDIWHIGSIASFFALSNRLAGFAKIMPNPEFYTMGRDRPLPQ
- a CDS encoding NDMA-dependent alcohol dehydrogenase, whose translation is MKMPAAVLWEPKSPWSVEEVELADPLANEVRVKLVASGLCHSDEHLITGDLPAPLPIVGGHEGSGIVEAVGPGVTSVTEGDHVVLSFIPACGVCDMCSTGHQNLCVLGAHLVSGVELAGGQRITARGQGVGTFCLLGTFAPYVVAHESSVVKINDSIPLQSAALVGCGVTTGVGSAINTAKIQPGDTVAVVGVGGIGMNAVQGARLAGAGMIIAIDPNAWKRNRAYEFGATHDAPSMAEAKEMINDLSWGTMANAAIMTPGVVEGSMMADALALVGKNGRVVVTGLASAYETEVAMSLLDLTLYQKSVYGSLFGSANPRADIPRLLSWFERGDLKLDELVTKTYSLEEINQGYADMRDGANIRGMVLYDA